TCTTGCCAGAGGGATTTCTTGACCGAACAGCGAGTGTTGGAAAGATCATTGGTTGGGCACCACAAGTTGAGATATTGGCCCACCCAAGCATTGGAGGGTTTGTGTCGCATTGTGGTTGGAACTCTACATTGGAGAGTTTATGGTATGGTGTGCCAATGGTGGCATGGCCAATGTATGCTGAGCAACAACTAAACGCCTTTCAAATGGTGGTAGAGTTGGGATTAGCAAGGGAGATCACATTAGATTATCAAAAGGATTATCGCATAGAAAGGTCAAAACTAGTAACTGCAGAAGAGATAGAGAGCGGAATAAGAAAAGTGATGAACGAAGGGGATGAGATTCGGAAGAAAGTCAAGGCCAAAAGCAAAGAAGTTCGGAAAGCTGTAATGGAGGGTGGATCTTCCTACATCTCATTGGTTCATTTCATAAATGATGTTTTAGCCAACTCATCCAATGGGAAAGAGTAAAGCAAAAAGTCTCAAGCGAATTTACCATAGGCTCAAGGGCTGAGCTCCCTCTAACTTCAATATGTTTTTATATGAGTATAAAATGAGGTAATTTTAGTTATCTGCATGGCATAGTGGTTGGACTTGTTCTATATATGTTCTGCACCACCATGATAGATGTGGCTAAAGAATTTGAGGTTCCTTAGTATGTGTTTTACATTTCTATTATTGGCTCTCTTGCTTATACTTTTGAGCTTTACAATCAGAATTATAGTAAGGTGTTGGTGTGGAACAGTTGCAGAACTCTGAAACTGGGTTATTGGTGTCTAGTTTTGCCAATCCGATTACTAGCACGGAATCGTCCCTCGTTCTTTGTTTGATTATAAAACTGCTCTTTCGCTTTATGATAATCTCAAAAGATTTAGGTAAGAAATCAAAGGTATTTGGATCAATATGGAAGAGATAGAGGAGTAGACAAGGAAGAAAGTACAAGCCAAAACTGAAGTGAAGTAGGAAAAGTGTAATGGAGGGTGAATCTTCCTTCATCTCATTGGGCCATTTTATAGTTTCAAATGCTTAGTAAatgaaaaattttcatttctctgtcttaaatcaccaatttaACCCAAAAACTTGAGTTAGTGAGtaaagaaaattttaatattatatctaaCGCTAACGCTCCTCCTCACTTATCGGCAAAAGAACATTgctttaatataatatctaatacTCCTCATGTGTGGATTTGAAATATCAAGAATGACCCACAAGTGAAAATCAATACTAAATGGAGGAGGAAATAACATTGCGAGGGCTTGAACACAGAACCTCCCTAGTGAACACAGAACCACCCTAGACCACCTGCTCTCATACTATCTTAAATCACCAACTGAACCTAAAAACTTAAGCTAATGGGACTgataatataatatctaactCTATGTGTTGTCGAATCTATTCCTGTAGCACAACTAAAAGCCTAAGTTGATGACAACCCTATGTGTTGTCAAGtttgttcaaaaggatttttGCGTAGAAAggtcaataataataaatgatagAGGTGATAGAGAGTGGTGTAAGATTTAAATTTATTGTGTAGTTAAATGTTTTTAGATCCCAAGCGAAGGTTCGTTTTTGCCTAAAGTTTAACAAGGACTCCTGAATTTTCCTTATCTAGCCAACATAGGACTTCGATCACACTTCAAACGGTAACATTTTTACGAAGAAAACAAAAGATTATTCGTAGTTAAACAAGGTAAATCAAAGATTACCCCTTGGAGAAGAAATCTGAATTGCAAACCATCTTCCCAAAGCAGAAACAAAGCTGTTATTTGAATCAAGTACACCAGAAACAAACAAATTATACACACCACCCACCCCCAACTTGTGCTTTAATTCTTCAttagagaaaaaggaagaatatTATAGACAAAGGGAGGATGTTAAAGTTGCAATTGCATGAGCAGTTTTGTTCTCTCCTCTTTAGGAATGTGACAAAAGTAAAGAATATTAACAAGTCGAACAAAAATGATGTCGTCGGTTAGAATGCCTATTGAAATGCCTTGAATCTGTTGTATGAGACTTCAAAAGACCAAGCACAAGAGTATTGTTGGCATgtttgttatttaaaattttttatctgtaataaaaaatttatttttccatCTGCATATGTGGATGTAACTAACAAATTATTAGTGAACGACGTAAATATTGGCATCGTTTTTCTTTTACTAAttatgtttttttgttttatttgaatTGTTGATTTCATAACAATATCAATATTGGCAAACAAAGACTCTCTCCATTAAGGAGCTAAATAACCTAAAGTGCACCTAACCTAACacttaaacaaacaaaaaaacaagaaaaagattCCAACTTGAGGAATAAATAATTAGTAAATGAGACATCccacattttcaaatcaaatctTATTCTTTATCAAAGATTCaactttcattattatttattagttTCAAAGGGGGAAAAGACATACCTTTCTTTCTTCACTTGTCTGCTTCTTTTTCTGAGTGAAACTACAACGAGACTGCAAGttgatttattatattatatttctttgAACAGCAAAGCCATGACGTATTTCTTAACTTTAATATGATGCATATATATGGTTCTCTTCATTCTACTTGTAGTCTTCATTTGTCCATTTCCTTTATAAAGATTCATTTGGTCTTCTCTTCTCCAAGCAAcaaaaattgttatatatatacatagttAACCAACTCCAAAATATAAGACAGACCCTTCAAGCTAATTATCTTTTTGGAATTCGATTCTGGAGAGCCTCTGGTTCGGAGTGCCGATTGGGGCATGGGCGATGTATGGAGAGCAGGGTTTGAATGCGGTGGAGATAACAGCGGAGACCGGGCACGGCGTAGTGAGGGCGGAGAAGATCGAGAGTGGGATTAAGGAAGTGATGAAGGGCGATGGGGAGATTAGGAAAACGGTGAAGATGAAGAGGGAAGAAAGTAGAAAAAGCGTAATGGAGAATGGCTCTTCCTTTACCGCTCTTAATCGTTTCATTGAAGTCGTAATAGCCAAAGCCAATTACAAATAACTGTTATTACCACACTCTCGAacagtttttattttaatcttcaaataaccctttttttttttctatagtaCTGTATTATCTTATTCaaataacttaatttaaattctattattatttttttaaattattataatcaGAATACTTCTCTCtacattatatattattataacactactattataatttcttcttcaaacacatactattataatactatATTCTTCTCTTAAACACATACTACATAATACTATCAATAATAACCTTTTTTCCAAACACGTATTATCATTGTACttggattatcataatcctcggattattataatctttttttctCATAACTTTTTCTCTCCCCCAAACATACCTTTAAAGATTTTCTTAGTGTTTTCATTATTGTATTCTGTATATATTAGTATATTACCACGTGCAATGCacgttttttctattttttaatttttttcaacaatttaatttaactgttagttaaataatataattgtaTTCGAGATATGTTTATACGAAtttaatacattttttaaatttaattttgatttatttttatttttatttttattatcttcTATTTagattatttaatttattattttttttttgttttaatttataacgATACATTCTTATTAAATAATCAAACTGTAACCGAAAAAATATGTATTTCAATAATTGTTTAGGGTAATACAAATAATAAtgcgatttttttaaaataataaaaagaaaaaattacttTCACTTCATGCAAATTAccaaaaaatgtttttaaaaaaattgactaTATTTGGTATTGAATATTTTGCTCACTTTCTCCATTTTTATAATTCCCCcgataattattattataacaatAAATATAACTAATTAACCAATTCAAGTTACAAATTCAAAACTTCTTTTTTATACAATGTTTTTTGTCTACAGTTTCTTTGATTTCACCGGTACTTTTGTTGTTGCCATAAGGACTCCTCTTGATAGGGCTACATGTAGTTGACCATGAGAAAAGACATCTTGAGGAAGATAAACTCCTACATTTGGTATCGTCTGTCTTTAGGCCTTATTGATAGTCATTgcaaaacataattttattggaAACCGTTTTCTCTTAAATTTGAATGGATATCCTTCGTCGTTTGCAGGACTCATTGGTATTTGTGGTAGAAAAAAAAGTTCGTGTATTTtatctattgcaatttctgcataaattatatttttgtgaAACTCACGACAAACCTTTCTAGTTCCATTACATAGACCATTGCTTGGGTCTAAGTTTCTCAATAGTATAATTGGGCAATATCTTTTTAGAAACAATTTGTGTGGAGGAACACCGTTAGGCAACAATGAATTGAGAAATTCCTTTtgataataattaagtatatcgTCAATTGCTTCATTAAGTCTCTTGatattcttccatttttccaAGAAACAACTCGATCATTCTTTCATTTATCTGGTCAACATACTCATTTATTGTCGATAGAATTGCTCTACTGGTCATGTATTTTGTTGAAGTAGCATGCGTTTTGAGATCAGGATAAACAATATTCAATAACTTCAATATTGAATCTTCTTCATTTGCACCTATAACAGTGAGGGTAGGGAGGCAAATATAATCATCTTTTATTGACAGTTCAGTTCCATTTCCAATCTTCAACAAATATTTTGCAAAATTGGTATCACTTTGGGCTCTCATATTTTTAGTTAGTTGgattttttccattttatttCGAAGGTATGACTTTACCAAACTTTCATTAATAGTCTGTCGTGTTATAGCTCGTGGGACAACAGGTAACACTTGTCGAAAATCTCCTCCAAACACATCAATCTTTCCACCAAATGGTTCTGGATTATTCATTATATTTCTAAAAGTTATGTCAATTGCTTCTATTGTGCCCTTTTTTGACATTGACGTCTCGTCCCAAATTATTACTTTTGCTTGCTTCATCAATTCTGCCTTATTACTTTGCTTAGAAATGTTGCATACATATGACTCATGTGTTCTAATGGTATATTAAATCTAGAATGAGTTGTTCACTCCCTGACATAATTGAAGTAGTAATATCTAATGTTGTTGTTGCAATTGCAATCATATTTCTTGATCTTATAGTACCTAACAAAGCAcaatacaaaatattttctcGATTCCTCCTGGCCCATCAATAAAAAGTACACCACTTTAATTACTCAAAATTCTGTCAACAATAATATCATATGCAATCTTTTGGTCTTCATTCAACTTTGAAGGAGTTTGAATATCTTCATTTGATACTACAATtgattttttcaattatttcttttatatagAAATTATATCCAACTTCTGCCATATATTTGATTTTAGGCAAATCATACATAATGATTTGCATAAGTTCCATCCTCTTCATTTGATATCGTCAATCTCAACATGAACTTTCTAATGTGACCATTTATCATTTTACATGTTTGACATGATATTATTTTAGAATCTAAGGGATAAAGTTTCATTACATGAAATGCATTTTCCAAACTATGGATTTTCTTTGTTCTGAATTCTAACAATTCTACCAATAAAGTAGCAAATTTTATCTTCCATCTTCCCTTCGATTATGTAATTCATGTTTGCTTCTTTTGCTTCAAGCATTTTTTAGATGATATAGAAGATCTCTAAACGTCCGATCTTTAGATAGGCTATCAAacctaaaaaataaatatggtTAGTAATTTGTTTAGACATTAGCAAATTCTATTTTAACCATGATCTTATTTAAATATGCTTGCCTTGTCTTTAATGCATTCACCCTCTCTCACACATTGGATTTGTAAGAGTAGTAGTAGTAGGAGGAGTAGTAATAGCAGGAGTAGAAGTAGGAGTAGGAGTAAGAGCAGGAGTAGGAGTAGGAGCAAGAGCAAGAGCAAAAAGCAGAAGCAGAGAACAGGAGTAGGAGCAGTAGTAGGAGTAGCAATAGTAATAGTAACCGGAGTAGCAACAATAGCAATAGCATGAGTAAAAGTAGTAGCAGTAGTAATAATATGAGTAGTagtattattttctaaaaatgcTCAGTAGTAATAATATGAGTAGCAGTATTATTCTCTAAAAATGCTCATTTATTTTCAGccaaataattatttaatagtcAACTAatcaatataaaatataaatactGAATGAATATAAATAACTTACTAGTTGTCTATTATAtgaatctcttttctttttttttttcaattccatTTTTCGATTATCATTGATTTCACTTGAATTACTCTATCTATTCCATTTCTTGATTATTATTGATTTCACTTATATTACTCTATCAATAATATAAAATACAGTATTTTTTattaaagagaagaaaaataaagttacaaaaaaatttctatatatactcattTGAGGTTGTAAGGTGTCTTTAGTTTGCTACTAATTCAAAATTCATCGATTCTAGCTCATTTAGTTTACATGTTGCATCTTCTAATTCATCGACTTTGCTATTTTGTATCAAAATTCTATTGTTGACATTTGGAAATCTTCTATCAATAGGCTTTACATTGCCCTCAATTATCATAATTGTTTCTCCTTTCTCCAACTTTGTATTGAACTTCTCAATTTGTTCATTGAACATCGTGGTTTGAATACATTCTCCctaaaaaataatttctttcaaaaatttaccaaataaaaaattagtttttttaaaaaaaatataatttttaccTCTTTATTAACTTcgttaattttcttttattcgtAGAGGTTCtcctttttttatttgtatgtTGTTGGACAACAAACTCTCTTACCATCCCTAACTTTGTAAACCagcattttttaaaatcaaattgatTGTGGTGGTTCCTGTCATATAGTAGtacaaagaaaaattaagattaAGAAAGATATTAGATTCAAATTAATTTGACCTAAATTTGCAAAAATCGTTATTAATTGAAAACTAAATAGTAAAGAAAAAGTGTAATACACCTTTCGTAGATTGAAATCGACGGTAAGCTAAATGATATATTTCGGAccaaattgaaaagaaaagaaaaacaatgacttaaaatagtaataataaaatgACATTGGAGGTACCGTTGGATATAATTTCATGTTACGGTCCAATAATTTCATAACTTCAGCTCTACACACTCTCTAGTCTCTCCTCTACCTCACTCTACTTCACGCTTACGGAGAAAATTCCAACCTCCACTCCCCCACCATGCCCATCGCCATACAAAATTCTCCCACCcatttctctcatttctttctctctccgcCGAAATCCTACCAGGTTCATATACTTTCTCACCCATCTGCTTTAATTTTCGACTCTCTCATCGTTTTTAGGGTTAATTCATCTCCGATCCTTTCCGACCCTAATCCCAAACTCAATTCTATCGCTTATATGTTTTTGTCTTATTGCTTTTCTCTCTTCATTGACTTTTAGGTTTAAGATTTTGTTTTGCAAATTGAGGTTGTGTGATTGAAGTTTGGATCTAACCGAGGATGTTTGCTTTATTGGTCGAGTCTGTAGATAGATCATGGTTGAATACTTTATTCGCATTCTGATTCTGATTGTTATAAAGACCCATTCTCGGTGTTCAAAAGAAAACGAACTATGATGGGGGAATCTTGTTTGCCTTCTTTACTAAATAGCATAATCTGTTTTTGTCGGAGTATCGTAATCATATATTTGGAATTTATCTCCTTCGATCTGTTACCATTTATATATCTTTCTTGGGGTTTTTGTCATCGTCTTTTTCGCTAGTTGTCCgcttttttggttttgtttcgTCCCTAACTTTATTTCTTGCCATTTCAATAGAAACCTTGGTGCTCGGGTTGTGTGGAGTGGAGGAGTACTAAGACGCGTGGTGGTAATTAATATTGGTACTCCTAATGAACAGAGATAATAAAATGGCGTCTGCAAGCCTAGGAGATGGGGGAGTTGGTAGTTCTAGGTCTGTCAATGGCTTCAAGGGTTCATCAGGAAAATAAAAGCCAGCATCGTGGGAAGTGGAGAATCATGGAGAACGAAGAAACAGAACCTCATGTTCTGATCTTCCCCTTCCCAGCTCAAGGCCATGTCAACTCTATGCTCAAACTCGCCGAGCTTCTTTCTCTCTCCGGCCTCCGTATCACCTTCCTTAATATCCACCGAATTCACCACAAACTCACTCTCCACACAAACTTTCAATCTCGTTTCTCTCGCTTTCCCAATTTCCAATTCCAAACGATCACCGATGGCCTTCCCCTCGAAAATCGCCCCATCGGCAACTTCTCTGACTTGATCAACAGTTTGAAATCCATCACCAAGCCGCTTCTCAAGGAGATGCTGCTCTCCGGTGAATTGGGTCCGACTCCCACTTGTATAATTCTTGATGGgcttttcaatttcatcttcGATGTTGACGCTCATCCTAACATCCCTGTTTTCAGTTTCCGAACTATTAGTGCTTGTTCTTTCTCGGCTTATTCATTTGTTCCCAAACTCATTGAAGATGGTCAGCTTCCGATTGAAGGTAGTTGAATCAACGATCTATTTTGCAATTCCCCTCAGTTCGTTTGCTGTTTGTGCTAATTAATTGATTTGTTTTGAATTTCAGGGGAAGAAGATATGGATAGAATCATCAACGGGGTGGTTGGGATGGAAAATGTTCTCCGATGCAGAGATCTCCCAAGCTTCTGCCGATTGGAAGACCCATTTGATCCAAGACTTCAATACGGCGTGACACAAACCATACAAAGCTTCAAATCCCACGCTCTGATATTCAACACATTTGAGGATTTGGAAGGACCCATTTTGTCGTGTCTTCGAAGTCGGTGCTCAAACATCTACGCGATTGGACCTCTCCACGCCCACCTGAAAACCAAGCTTTCCAGTGAAATATCTCCGACGGCATCAGAGTCCAATAACGGCCTCTGGGAGGTGGATCGAAGCTGCTTGGCGTGGCTTGACGCTCAGCCACCTAAATCTGTTATTTACGTTAGCTTTGGAAGCGTTGTAGTCATCGATGATGACCAATTGAGGGAGTTCTGGCATGGATTGGTGAATAGTGGGAAGCGGTTTCTGTGGGTTCTGCGGCCCAATTCCGTTGCCGGAAAAGATGGGGTTCCAGCGGAGTTGGAGGAGGAGACAAAGGAAAGAGGTTATATAGTGGGTTGGGCGCCGCAAGAGGAAGTGTTGGCTCATAAAGCCATTGGAGCGTTTTTGACTCATAGTGGATGGAATTCGACTTTAGAGAGCATAGTTGCCGGCGTGCCGATGATTTGTTGGCCTCAATTTGCGGATCAGCAAACAAACAGCCGATACGTGAGTGAAATTTGGAAGATTGGGCTGGATATGAAGGATGTTTGCAACAGAGAAACAGTGGCAAAGATGGTGAATGATGTAATGGAAAATAGGAAAAATGAATTGATGGGTTCTGTTATTGAAATTGCAAAGTTGGCTATTACAAGTGTGGAAGAAGGTGGATCGTCATATTGTGATTTGGAAAGAATGATTAAGGATATTCGATTGCTTTGTCAACGACAGAAGGAGACCATTGATTGACACTTCATTCTCTGTATGTTTAAGCTTATAAATATATCGTTCTAGTTGATTTAGCTATGAAAACATAATTATTGAAGAAGATGGTTTACTTTGATCAATAAGTAGACGATAGTATAAACCAAAGTGAAATTTAAACCACAGGAGATTTTACAAAACATGATCATAGAGTAAACAGACATAGAAAAACAGGGAGAAACATAGAACTTCAACCAGAGATTTCAATGGATTTAATTTCAGGCTTCTTCTCTTCCATCTTAGGCACTGTCACCATGAGAACTCCATTCTCCATACTAGCTTTCACCTCATCGACTTTAGCATTCTCAGGTAGCCTGAACCTCCTCATGAATTTGCCACTACTTCGTTCAATTCTATGCCATTTGTCGTTCTTCTCCTCCTGTTCTTTGCTTCTCTCTCCACTGATCTGCAGAACTcttccttcttcaacctcaactttgacTTCTTGTTTGTTGATTCCAGGAAGATCGGCTGTGAAGATGTGGGCTTGTGGGGTCTCCTTCCAGTCGATGCGAGTGTTGGCAAAAGTAGAGGTTTCACGAGCAGAGGAAGGAAGGTTAGCCAGTGAATTTGAGAATGGGAAGCCTTGGAATGGATCCCAGACGTCTAATGAAAAGGGGTCGAAGTCGTTGCTTCGGCGACCACGGAAAAAGCTTGGAATGAGTGACATGGCGGTGGAGGTGTTGGTTTGTGAAAAGAGGGTTGAGCGAAATATGAGTTATTGCTTGGTGCTGATGATAGGGGCAATTAAGGGAAGATGAAGGGTTTAAATGGGGATGGAAATAGAGAATTGTAGATATTTCTAGACTTTTCTCCAGTTTTcattcctcttttcttttcGATTCCATAATATTCTCCAACGTTCTACACCATTGGAGAAAACCAAGTAGTAGAAAAGAGTAATGAACTTTCACAACTAATCTTACATATGGATTTAATAATTTATCTCCTCCTAAATaagaagaaataataatattattataaatactATTAATATATTTCTATTGTTAATAAGTGCTTTTATTAGGGTTAATAGtatatttcaattaataatatatttcattaataacGTTGATTAGTAATATATTTCTATTGTTAGTAATAAGTTCTTTTGTTACAATTAATAATGTTGATTAAAATTTAAGTAATTTAGCTTTTATTGGAAAcatttaaggaaaataattagtgagtttaattaaaatttaatttgattgatCGGTTAATTAGTGggtttaattaaaattaaatttaattgattgaTAAAAAGTGAAATATTCGTAAGGATATAGAtggaattttaaaaaaaattaaaaggtaaagttagttctaaaatatttttttaacatcCTACTCTTTTATATATTATAGGGGACTCGTTTTCAGTGAGAAAGTAAAGGTTAAATATTTAACTGGAagggaagaaagaaaaacagaTAAAATAGAGAAGAGATATGTTGAAGTTggggagaaaaaagaaaattgaagaggtgcagatattttaattttaatttaaggTATGAATGAAACTTTGGAAAGTTTGGTAACTAATTGATAATGCTTTCTATCCATGTATTAATAGTATTACTATTTTTGACCATTTTCAAGTTTAGGTAttattcaacattttttttttttggagtttaagtgtatattttaaacaaaacatTCATAATTTCCATCCAAAACTAATTGTAGGAGTATTTTTTAACCAtttctatagtgtatgaataaggttcgacgccttattctgaaaacactatggatgcggtccactttgtagttagtacaaacgaagtgatctaaatcgttcatgtaaagacatgaaagtgggggcatcctatgttaAGAGTTTACATAAAATGGAACCaagaaataatcacttttaagttataatactgttgactatataaactgactatttcgattatgacgacctagataacttaatcttaatcctgagctaactatgaacttctgttcaaacggtattatccttagatttgcatagatGAGGGCAGCTCAATGGCGATAGCCTAATAAGCCTTCCAattcaggggtaagatcgggtggatgactaaggacatagggtgcaagatagaattcactcctacccattttaggattagtagataggttgttcccttaagaactgaatcgaAGTTTTGAATAAggaccccaccctctcattggcccgagagagattcggtttataggttggacctaaaatcaattgttcaatagtggatcagtgagacttaaggaacaagatgtagtttcgagggtaaaacgatattttgactcagtcgagattacgaacaatctgtgaaggaataacttactgatcatggttatataaaatggacagaaatatatctatagtgaggggagtgcaactacgagactttagtggaatgacttgttagttaacgaatgttaattaacttggtctaaaagggtttagccagttaatctcggatcgttagagcccatgatctataggtccattagatttccctactagctcatacggaattaacttagaacaacatgttggaataattcaaattgttcgaattatgtaaagagagagaaatcgactaGTCGTCAGTTATAGCTTTGAgcaagagctttatgtttaaatgtgatttaaatattaaaatatgaataGGAATTCATATTAGAAAGCTCGGAAttaatggaaatggtcaaatttgtaaaaactaaaaatgttgacttttggctttgaaaagtcaaactttgatagGCTTTATACTCAAATGTGACtcgaatttgaaaaaaatgaatgtggatttaTGCTCAAAAAGTTGGAATTAGTCAATACGAACagaatggtaaaaagtcaaaatgttgacttttgacttaaaaagtcaaagtttgactttgactagaatggtcatATGACCATTTTGGCCCATGACCAAAGTtaggaaaatccaacattttgttggataattccactaactcttagtgggctatgtggaagctTATGGTAATGACAcaaagcccactaagagaaaatggaatgacgattaattccactaaatgttagtggaatgcaaggtgttgagattttggtgaactaattacatgtaaagttgcatgtaattaggttataaatagtcCTCTTTTCGAATTGAAAAAGACATTTTGGccattttgattttcaaattttttt
This region of Cucumis melo cultivar AY chromosome 7, USDA_Cmelo_AY_1.0, whole genome shotgun sequence genomic DNA includes:
- the LOC103502479 gene encoding 7-deoxyloganetic acid glucosyltransferase-like, with product MGELVVLGLSMASRVHQENKSQHRGKWRIMENEETEPHVLIFPFPAQGHVNSMLKLAELLSLSGLRITFLNIHRIHHKLTLHTNFQSRFSRFPNFQFQTITDGLPLENRPIGNFSDLINSLKSITKPLLKEMLLSGELGPTPTCIILDGLFNFIFDVDAHPNIPVFSFRTISACSFSAYSFVPKLIEDGQLPIEGEEDMDRIINGVVGMENVLRCRDLPSFCRLEDPFDPRLQYGVTQTIQSFKSHALIFNTFEDLEGPILSCLRSRCSNIYAIGPLHAHLKTKLSSEISPTASESNNGLWEVDRSCLAWLDAQPPKSVIYVSFGSVVVIDDDQLREFWHGLVNSGKRFLWVLRPNSVAGKDGVPAELEEETKERGYIVGWAPQEEVLAHKAIGAFLTHSGWNSTLESIVAGVPMICWPQFADQQTNSRYVSEIWKIGLDMKDVCNRETVAKMVNDVMENRKNELMGSVIEIAKLAITSVEEGGSSYCDLERMIKDIRLLCQRQKETID
- the LOC103502478 gene encoding 17.8 kDa class I heat shock protein-like, whose amino-acid sequence is MSLIPSFFRGRRSNDFDPFSLDVWDPFQGFPFSNSLANLPSSARETSTFANTRIDWKETPQAHIFTADLPGINKQEVKVEVEEGRVLQISGERSKEQEEKNDKWHRIERSSGKFMRRFRLPENAKVDEVKASMENGVLMVTVPKMEEKKPEIKSIEISG